The Sedimentisphaera salicampi genome includes a region encoding these proteins:
- a CDS encoding DUF6941 family protein, with the protein MSEVPPVMLSAITCDRVIFDRISGMPSIINIVQVVNSVNFPLRHSELVFFCELTNGHGQTEIEIVLVDLEEDDKILFNQKKTVEFRDVRHILTLALKMQGVVFPEPGEYRFQIYANGTMLGERRIVCRKVEKPPQKDADGGVSF; encoded by the coding sequence ATGTCGGAAGTACCTCCAGTCATGCTCTCAGCGATTACCTGCGACAGGGTGATTTTTGACCGGATATCCGGAATGCCGAGCATTATAAATATTGTGCAGGTAGTGAATTCTGTGAACTTTCCCTTGCGTCATTCCGAGCTCGTTTTTTTCTGCGAGCTTACAAATGGCCATGGGCAGACGGAAATTGAGATAGTGCTGGTTGATTTGGAAGAAGACGACAAAATCCTGTTCAACCAGAAAAAGACTGTCGAATTTCGCGATGTAAGACACATACTCACCCTCGCCCTCAAAATGCAGGGCGTAGTTTTCCCTGAGCCCGGCGAATACCGCTTCCAGATTTACGCCAACGGCACTATGCTCGGCGAGAGGAGGATTGTCTGCCGGAAGGTTGAGAAGCCGCCTCAGAAAGATGCAGACGGCGGCGTGAGTTTTTAA
- the rfaD gene encoding ADP-glyceromanno-heptose 6-epimerase, which translates to MIAVTGAAGFIGSCLIAELNKRGVEDILAVDELGSDEKWKNLRRLKIKDYLEKDDFLSLLLDDDVSLKKNISAILHMGACSSTTETDCTYLIKNNFEYSKILCKWALENAARFVYASSAATYGNGENGFSDEHSIINSLEPLNMYGFSKHLFDKWALACGALNFAAGFKYFNVFGPNEYHKGSMQSFVLKAFEQIRDTGRVRLFKSENPDYGHGEQLRDFVYVKDITDMTLFALERRDVCGIFNAGTGETKSWNRLAKAVFASMNKEPEIEYIDMPENLKGKYQYYTKADMKKLRDAGCSNDITEFEEAVRDYVQNYLQKGNYYHS; encoded by the coding sequence ATGATAGCAGTAACAGGTGCGGCAGGGTTTATAGGTTCCTGCCTTATAGCAGAGCTCAACAAACGGGGCGTTGAGGATATTTTAGCTGTGGATGAATTAGGCAGTGATGAGAAATGGAAAAACCTCAGACGCCTCAAAATAAAAGACTACCTCGAAAAGGACGATTTTCTAAGCCTTCTTCTGGATGATGATGTTTCGCTGAAGAAAAACATATCAGCAATTTTGCATATGGGAGCCTGCTCGAGCACCACAGAGACAGACTGCACCTATTTGATAAAGAACAATTTCGAATACAGCAAAATACTTTGCAAATGGGCTTTAGAAAATGCTGCACGGTTTGTATATGCATCCAGCGCAGCCACTTACGGAAATGGAGAAAACGGCTTCAGCGATGAACACAGCATTATTAATTCCCTTGAACCGCTGAATATGTACGGTTTTTCAAAGCATTTATTCGATAAATGGGCACTTGCCTGCGGAGCACTGAATTTTGCAGCAGGATTCAAATATTTTAACGTTTTCGGCCCAAACGAATACCATAAGGGCTCTATGCAGAGCTTCGTCCTTAAGGCGTTTGAACAGATCAGGGATACAGGGAGGGTTCGGCTCTTCAAAAGCGAGAACCCCGATTACGGCCACGGCGAGCAGCTCAGAGATTTTGTTTACGTAAAAGATATAACTGATATGACACTCTTTGCTCTGGAGCGAAGGGATGTCTGCGGGATATTCAATGCAGGCACAGGCGAGACAAAGAGCTGGAACAGGCTCGCAAAGGCCGTGTTTGCTTCAATGAACAAAGAGCCTGAAATTGAATACATTGATATGCCGGAGAATCTAAAAGGCAAGTATCAGTATTACACTAAAGCAGATATGAAAAAACTCAGAGATGCCGGCTGCAGCAATGATATCACCGAATTCGAAGAGGCTGTAAGAGACTACGTACAAAATTACCTGCAGAAAGGGAACTACTATCACAGCTAA
- the accC gene encoding acetyl-CoA carboxylase biotin carboxylase subunit — MFSRILIANRGEVALRVIRACKELGIESVAVFSEADRNASYVKFADHAVCIGPAQPAKSYLNVQAIISAAEITDVDAIHPGYGFLAENAEFAEICADCGITFIGPSPESMKQLGDKVKAREIALNAEVPVVPGSDGAIESEAQAFELAREIGFPVIVKASAGGGGRGMRVVHNDLNLKNALTAAKSEAEIAFKNDEVYIEKFIERPRHVEVQALADTYGNAVHFYERDCSVQRRHQKLIEEAPCPVIMPETREKLCEAAKRLLKEANYHNAATVEFLLDKDNNFYFIEVNTRIQVEHPVSELVTGQDLIKHQILVAAGLPLSVSQDEIKLNGCAIECRINAENPEMNFAPCPGPIDDFFVPGGFGVRVETFLKQGDFISPNYDSMIAKLLVHQPDRETALATMKRALQEFQISPIKTTIPASLKIIDHPSYRNNQIDTGFLESEMEF; from the coding sequence ATGTTTTCAAGAATTTTGATTGCAAACAGGGGCGAGGTCGCCCTGAGGGTAATTCGTGCCTGTAAAGAGCTTGGCATAGAATCGGTAGCTGTGTTTTCTGAGGCCGACAGAAACGCCTCCTACGTAAAATTTGCAGATCATGCGGTCTGCATCGGCCCTGCCCAGCCTGCAAAGAGCTATCTGAACGTGCAGGCTATTATAAGCGCGGCGGAAATCACAGATGTTGATGCTATCCATCCGGGCTACGGCTTTCTTGCAGAGAACGCAGAGTTTGCAGAAATCTGCGCAGATTGCGGGATTACATTTATCGGCCCTTCGCCGGAATCGATGAAACAGCTCGGGGATAAGGTTAAGGCAAGGGAGATTGCTCTGAACGCCGAAGTGCCGGTTGTTCCGGGTTCTGATGGAGCGATTGAATCTGAAGCGCAGGCTTTCGAGCTTGCAAGAGAGATTGGATTTCCAGTAATCGTTAAGGCCTCAGCAGGCGGAGGGGGCAGGGGAATGAGGGTTGTCCACAACGACCTTAACCTCAAAAACGCTCTCACAGCTGCCAAGAGCGAGGCAGAGATTGCCTTCAAGAATGATGAGGTGTACATAGAGAAGTTCATTGAACGCCCGCGGCATGTTGAGGTGCAGGCATTGGCAGACACTTACGGAAATGCAGTGCATTTTTACGAAAGAGACTGCTCCGTGCAGAGAAGGCATCAGAAGCTTATAGAAGAAGCTCCCTGTCCGGTTATAATGCCAGAAACAAGGGAGAAACTCTGCGAGGCTGCAAAGAGGCTTCTCAAAGAGGCGAACTATCACAATGCTGCTACGGTTGAATTCCTTCTCGATAAGGATAACAATTTTTACTTTATCGAGGTTAATACAAGAATACAGGTTGAGCATCCCGTCTCTGAGCTCGTTACAGGGCAGGATCTTATCAAGCATCAGATTCTCGTGGCAGCGGGATTGCCGCTTTCTGTTTCGCAGGACGAGATCAAGCTCAATGGCTGCGCTATAGAGTGCAGGATAAATGCAGAGAATCCCGAGATGAACTTCGCTCCCTGCCCAGGTCCTATAGATGATTTTTTTGTGCCGGGCGGATTTGGAGTGCGAGTGGAAACTTTCCTAAAGCAGGGCGATTTTATCTCTCCGAATTACGATTCAATGATTGCCAAGCTCCTCGTTCACCAGCCTGACAGAGAAACTGCACTTGCAACTATGAAACGGGCATTGCAGGAATTTCAGATATCTCCGATTAAAACCACAATACCTGCTTCTCTAAAGATAATTGATCATCCATCATATAGAAACAACCAGATTGACACCGGCTTTCTTGAAAGCGAAATGGAATTTTGA
- the accB gene encoding acetyl-CoA carboxylase biotin carboxyl carrier protein, producing the protein MSEKINRDDVKVVRELVKMMKTNELVEIKLKDEEKTIHLRRPEPQSEKIVQQMPAQFVNPAQGTPQTTPQPAPSQQEQVSAGQTEQDDSGMDAVSSPIVGTFYTAPTPEAEPFVKIGDRVTPETVVCIVEAMKVMNEIKAETSGVIEKVLVSNGESVEYGQELFKVKPD; encoded by the coding sequence ATGTCAGAGAAAATAAACAGGGACGATGTGAAGGTCGTTAGGGAGCTCGTTAAAATGATGAAAACAAACGAGCTTGTAGAAATAAAACTAAAAGACGAAGAGAAAACTATCCATCTGCGAAGGCCGGAGCCTCAGTCCGAGAAGATCGTGCAGCAAATGCCTGCGCAGTTTGTGAACCCTGCCCAAGGGACACCTCAGACGACGCCTCAGCCCGCTCCTTCCCAGCAAGAACAGGTCAGCGCAGGGCAGACAGAGCAGGATGATTCCGGAATGGATGCTGTTTCAAGCCCGATTGTGGGAACTTTTTACACAGCGCCCACCCCGGAGGCGGAGCCCTTCGTTAAGATTGGCGACAGGGTAACCCCCGAAACCGTAGTATGTATCGTTGAGGCGATGAAGGTGATGAATGAAATCAAGGCGGAAACTTCAGGGGTTATAGAGAAGGTTCTTGTATCCAACGGCGAATCAGTTGAGTACGGACAGGAGCTGTTTAAGGTTAAACCCGACTAA